A window of Clostridium novyi genomic DNA:
GCATACTACTCTTTATTAGCAATACAAAATTGTATTACTATAAGTTTAGTATGCCAATTATTTTATACAGGAAAATACATATGTTTATCTGCCTCTTAGATTGTTTGCCATTCCCCACATTTCATCTGCAGTTTTAAGTGCTGATGAATTTAATTGAAAGGCCCTTTGAGTTACTATAAGATCTGTCATTTCTTTTCCTAAATCTACATTTGATTGCTCAGTAAAGCCTTGCAATAACGAAAAATCTTTACTTTCAATAACATCATTTCTTCCGTTACCTTGTATAAGTGGAGTATATAAATTTTCTCCTATACTCTTCATAGAATTATCACCTATAGTATCATATATAGGTATTCTAAGGCCTCTATGCTTATCACTTCGCAGATATCCATCTTCACTAACATTAAAAGATTCTTTTGTAAATCCTGCTCTTCCTGTATTTACATCTATACCATTTTCATTTAATATAACTAACCTATTGCCATTCTTATCAACAACAGTACCACTTGGATCTATGTTAAATGATCCTCCCCTTGTATATAATGTTCTGCCTTCACCATCAACTACTTTAAAATATCCTTTTCCATCTATAGCTAAATCAGTATTATTATTTGTTTGTAATAAATTTCCTTGTGCATTATCTCTTTCAATTTCTGTAGATTTAACACCGCCACCAGTAACTTGAAGTTTACCTTGCCCCTTACTTACAGGGTATCCTAATCTATCTAAATTCTCTTGCATTAAATCATTAAATTTTACATCTACTCTTTTGTAACCTACAGTAGTAGAATTTGCCATATTATTAGATATTGCATCTAACTTATCCATTTCTGCTGCCATACCACTTCTAGAATTCCATATACTTCTAAGCATTACTTAATCCCCCTAAATATTTTAAAAGGTTTATTATACTCTACCTACTTCATTAACTGTTTTTCCTAAAGTTTCATCTAAAGCTTGGACTACCTTTTGATTACTTTCAAAATTTCTCATAGTCATCATCATATCAGATACTTCAGCCATTACATTTACATTAGATTTTTCCAAATAATTTTGTTTTACTATAACATCATTGGTCTCTTTTGGATTTGTACCAGAATAAAGATTATCTTGAATTTTTCTAAGGGATTTATAATTTTCAAAATTTACCACCTGTATTTTAAAGGCTGGCTTTCCATTTAAATATATTTCTCCCATGTCATTACACGCCATCCTAGCTGGACTATTATTTACCAATATATTAATAGGTGAAATAGCTCCATTAGTTAAATTTTTTCCCATAACCTTATCTCCACTACCATTA
This region includes:
- a CDS encoding flagellar hook-basal body complex protein, translated to MLRSIWNSRSGMAAEMDKLDAISNNMANSTTVGYKRVDVKFNDLMQENLDRLGYPVSKGQGKLQVTGGGVKSTEIERDNAQGNLLQTNNNTDLAIDGKGYFKVVDGEGRTLYTRGGSFNIDPSGTVVDKNGNRLVILNENGIDVNTGRAGFTKESFNVSEDGYLRSDKHRGLRIPIYDTIGDNSMKSIGENLYTPLIQGNGRNDVIESKDFSLLQGFTEQSNVDLGKEMTDLIVTQRAFQLNSSALKTADEMWGMANNLRGR
- a CDS encoding flagellar hook-basal body complex protein gives rise to the protein MIRGIYTAVSGLINQEAIQDVISNNLANSTTVGYKKDDLITRKFQDVMLHNYDKVVRGKNVRNDIGELSMGSKIDETCTNYSQGVLEDTGKSTDFAIQGNGFFVVSRNDRVNNQNLYTRDGHFHIDRNGYLVNGSGDKVMGKNLTNGAISPINILVNNSPARMACNDMGEIYLNGKPAFKIQVVNFENYKSLRKIQDNLYSGTNPKETNDVIVKQNYLEKSNVNVMAEVSDMMMTMRNFESNQKVVQALDETLGKTVNEVGRV